TGACAAGCTTCCTGAGGTTCATCTTTAGGAAAGTCTTTAAACTGTTGTTCTTTACTAAGTAATAAGAATTCTTTGGCTTTAGAAAATTGATTTAATTGCAAGTAATCTAAACCTATATAAAAATTGTATGTATGATCCATTACGTAACCATCACCGTACTCTTTTTTGGCTCTCATGAATTCAGAAATAGATTTTAGATAATCTTTCGAAAAAATGCAATTCATAAAACCGCTGTAATCCAACCACCTTTTAGGGTCATGCTCTACAGCTTTTTCTAAAAATGGCTTACCCAACTGGTATTTTCTGGCTTTATATAAAGGCATAGCTTTTTGCTGCCAAAGCCATGCATTATCTGGCTGAATAATTAATGCAGAATCTAAATATTGTTGATGTTCCAAAGAATGTAAAGGAGCATTAAACGATTTTTGGACAAACCCTTTTATTGCCATAGAGTCGGTAGCTGTTAACACAGTTTTTTCTATGTTTTCGGCTACTTTAAGATTCTTATTTTCTTTGTTAGCCGTATTACACGAGGCAACACTCAATAAAATGATTAAATACTTTTTCATAATACTATCGTTTATATAGCATCTTCAATTTAATATATTAAAGAGGTTTTAACTATACTTTGAAGATAGTATTAAATACTATTTAAAAACGATTACTACGTAAAAAACCCGTAGTTACGTAGTAATCGTTTTTTGTAAATCTTATTTAGTTAGGTAAACCTTGGCTTTTTCTAAAGCTTCAGCAATCCCTGCCGGATTTTTACCACCAGCTGTTGCAAAGAATGGTTGGCCACCGCCACCTCCTTGTATATATTTACCCAATTCCCTTACAATTGCACCTGCATTTAATCCTTTTGCAGTTACCAATTCTTTTGACACATAGCAGGATAATAAAGCTTTCCCATCTTGTTCAGCTCCAAATAACAAAAACAAATTGTCTTTATTACTGCCTATATCAAAACATAGGTCTTTTATACCGCCTGCATCTAAATCTATATGCTTAGCAAGAAACTGCACTCCGTTTACTTCCTCTAATTCTTGCAATAAATCGCCTTTTAAATTTTTTGCTTTGTCCTTTAATAACTCCGCAACTTGCTTTTTAAGACTACTATTTTCTTCTTGTAAACCAACTAAACTTTTAACAGGGTCTTGCGAATTTCCTAAAGCATCTTTTATCTTAGTTAAAAGGGTATCATTATCAACGTGAAAATCTTTAACCGCGTCGCCTGTAATTGCTTCTATTCTTCGTATACCTGCTGCTACAGCGCCTTCTGACTTAATTTTAAACTGCCAGATATCTCCAGTATTTTTAACATGTGTACCACCACATAATTCTATTGATTGACCAAATTTAATGGTACGTACAGCGTCGCCATATTTTTCACCAAACAATGCCATTGCACCTTCTTCGATAGCATCTTTCATTGGTACATTTCTATTCTCTTGCAATTGTAATTGTCCATCAATACGCGCATTTACAAAGTTTTCAACTTCTCTTAACTCATCTGAAGTAAGTTTTGAAAAATGAGAAAAATCGAATCGTAAATATTTAGAGTGCACGGAAGAACCTTTTTGCTCCACATGCTTGCCCAGAATTTCTCGTAATGCTTGATGTAGTAAATGTGTCGCCGTATGGTTCGCCTCTGTTCTACTACGTTGTTTTTTATCTACAACGGCTTTAAAACTCTCACCTAAGTGCTTTGGTAAGTTTTTTGCAAAATGTATAATTTCGTTATTCTCTTTCTTGGTGTCTGTTATATAAACCACATCGCCATGAACATCTTCCAAATAGCCTTTATCCCCTACTTGACCACCACCTTCGGCATAAAACGGAGTAAGGTTAAATACCAATTGAAACTGAGTGCCATCTTTCTTTGAAACTACTTTACGATATTTTGTAATCTTTACCTCAACATCTAGCATATCATAACCAACAAATTCTTGTTCATTATCATCCTGTAGTATTTCCCAATCTTCTTTTGATATTTCTGATGCCGATTTGGAACGATTTTTTTGCTTTTGCATCGCTTTATCAAAACCAACTTCATCTAATTTATATCCCTTTTCACTTAAAATTAAAGCCGTAAGGTCTATAGGAAAACCGAATGTATCATATAACTCAAAAGCTTTACCTCCATCAACAGTTTCACCTTTTGTATTTGCTATAATACTATCAAGCAATACCAATCCTTGATCTAATGTTTTTAAGAAAGAATACTCCTCCTCCTTAATTACATTTTCTATTAATTGTTTTTGTTCCTTCAGTTCCGGGAACGCATCGCCTAAAGAACCAGTTAGTACTTTAACTAAACGAAACATAAAAGGCTCTTTTGTATTTAAAAACGTAAAACCGTAACGCACAGCCCTTCTAAGTATTCTTCTAATTACATATCCTGCACCCGTATTACTTGGTAGTTGCCCATCAGCAATTGAAAAAGATACGGCTCTTATATGATCACTAATAACACGTATGGCAATATCAACTTCTTCATTTTTGCCATAGTCGGAATTTGTAATCGTTTCAATTTCCCGAATTATTGGAGTAAAAATATCAGTATCGTAGTTAGACTGTACTCCTTGTAAAACCATACAAAGACGTTCAAATCCCATACCGGTATCTACGTGCTTTGCTGGTAAACTTTCTAAGGAACCATTGGCTTTTCGATTGTATTGCATGAATACTAAATTCCAGATTTCCACTACTTGTGGATGATCTTGATTTACAAGACTAGCGCCAGAAACTTTAGCTTTTTCTTCTTTTGAACGAATATCTACGTGAATCTCAGAACATGGTCCGCATGGACCTTGATCGCCCATTTCCCAAAAATTATCCTTTTTATTACCCTTTATAATTCTATCTACAGGCACAATTTTATTCCAAAGTTCAAAAGCTTCATGATCCATTTCTAATTGGTCAGCGTCATTACTACCTTCAAAAATAGAAACATAAAGACTATCCTTATCTATTTTAAGAACATCCGTTAGCAATTCCCAAGCCCAATTAATCGCATCTTCCTTAAAGTAATCTCCAAAACTCCAGTTTCCAAGCATTTCAAACATGGTATGGTGATAGGTATCTTTACCTACCTCCTCTAAATCATTATGCTTGCCACTAACACGTAAACACTTTTGTGTATCAACAACTCTGGCATTTTTAGACTGACTTATGCCTAAAAAGTACTCTTTAAACTGGTTCATACCAGCATTTGTAAAAAGTAAGGTTGGGTCATCTTTAATAACCATTGGAGCGGAAGGCACAATCTTATGACCTTTATCTTTGAAAAAATTCAGAAATTGTTTTCTTGTATCTTTGGAGTTCATCTAAAATGCTAAGCTTTTACAAATTTTAACGGTTTATATAAAACTATTTTTATATTTGTTTGTTCCCATAATATTAAAGCACAAAAATAGGATAAATAACATTCATGTCTAAGGTAAAATACTATTACGACCCAGACACGCTGTCGTACCGCAAAATAGAACCCGAAAAATCTAAACGTTATAGAAATATAACATTGTTTGTTTTGGGATCTTGCCTATTTGGACTTTTAGGGTTAATTCTTCTTTTGAACACCAATGTTGTCAATACGCCAAGAGAGCTTTCTCTTTCTCGTGAAGTAAAAAATTACGAGCTTCAATATGAATTGTTGAATAAAAAAATGGAACAGATTGAAGAAGTTTTAGGAAATATTGAAGAACGGGACAATAATATTTACCGCCTATATTTTGAAGCAAACCCAATACCCGATGAACAACGTAAGGCAGGTTTTGGGGGAATAAATCGCTACAAATCATTAGAAGGCTTTAACAATTCTGAAATGATCGTTTCAACCACAAAAAGGTTAGACATCATTAAAAAACAAATGACTATACAGTCTAAATCTTTAGATGAGATAACCAAGCTAGCCGAAGAAAAAGAAAAACTATTAATGTCTATACCTGCTATTCAACCCATTAACAACGAAGACCTTACACGTATGGCTTCTGGTTATGGATGGAGGTCCGACCCTTTTACAAAGGCTAGAAAAATGCATTATGGCATGGATTTTACTGCACCAAAAGGCACTCCAATTTATGCTTCAGGTGACGGTAAAGTTACACGCGCCGACAATAACTCATCCGGTTACGGCAAACATATTCGTATTGAACATGGCTATGGATATTTGAGCCTATATGGGCATTTAAGCGAATACAATGTAAAACCAGGCCAAAAAGTTAAGCGTGGAGATTTAATTGGCTTTGTAGGCAGTACCGGAAGGTCAGAAGCACCACACTTACATTATGAAGTTTGGAAAGAAAATGACAGAATTAACCCTATTAATTTCTACTATGGCAGTTTATCGCCTGAAGAATTTGAGAATATGTTGAAATTCGCTAATCAAGAAAACCAATCTTTAGATTAATGCAGATAGACCTTCCAGAAAAAAGATATTATGGCATCGGTGAAGTGGCCCGAGCATTTGGAGTCAACGCCTCATTGATTCGCTTTTGGGAAAAAGAATTCGACGTGCTCCAGCCTAAAAAAAATGCAAAAGGCAATAGAAAATTTACGCCGCAAGACATTAAAAATCTTCAATTAATTTATCATTTGGTAAAAGAAAGAGGCTTTACACTCGACGGAGCTAGAATTCACCTTAAAGAAGAAAAACAAAAAACACTTTCCAATTTTGATATTATTCAGAAACTGGAGCGAGTAAAAGCAGAATTGAATAAAATAAAAGACCAATTATAACACAACCATTATGAAAAAAGGACTAATTGCATTAATCGTCATTGCTGTAATAGCATTTGGCTTATACCAATGGGGCGTAGGCTTCAACAACACTGCCGTAGCACTAAAGGAAACTTCTACCAAAACTTGGGCCAACGTAGAAAGTGCCTACCAACGTAGAAATGACCTTATTGGGAACTTAGTAAAAACCGTACAAGGTGCTGCCGATTTTGAAAGAGGAACGTTAACCGATGTTATCGAAGCAAGAGCAAAAGCAACTTCGGTTAGTATAGACCCAGCTAATATTACTCCAGAACAATTAGCTCAGTTTAACCAAGCACAAAGCGGTCTTAGCAGCGCATTAAGTAGATTATTGGTAACTGTGGAACGCTATCCTGATTTAAAAGCGAATCAGAACTTTCTTGAACTACAATCGCAATTAGAAGGCACAGAGAATAGAATCAACGTTGCTAGAGACAGATTCAACGCAACGGTAGAACCTTATAACCTACACATTAAAAAATTCCCTAATTCCATTTTAGCAGGTATCTTTAATTTTAATGAATTGGCATATTATAAGGCTGATGCAGGCTCTGAGAATGCACCAGATGTGAACTTTGATTTCGATTAATTATTTATGTCAAAAGTAGAAGACTTTTTAACAGCATCGGAAGAGCAAGAGATAGTACAAGCTATTCTTGAAGCAGAAAAAAATACTTCTGGCGAAATTAGGGTGCATATTGAAGCTCACACGCGTAAAGAACATTACGAACGTGCAAAAGAGGTATTCCATTTATTAAAAATGGATAACACCAAACAAGAAAATGGTGTATTGATCTATGTAGCCGTAAACGACAAAAAATTTGTTATTTGTGGCGATAAAGGAATAGACCATGTTGTACCCAAAGACTTTTGGCAAACTACTAAAAATAGCATCCAAACACATTTTGAAAAAGGAGCGTTTAAAGACGGACTTGTAGCTGGAATAATAAAAGCTGGAGAAGAATTAAGAACTCATTTTCCTTGGCAATCTGATGACACCAACGAACTAAGCAATGAGATATCTAAAGGTTAGCCTTGTTATACTTTTTCTTTGGTGCAAGCCAGTATGGAGTCAGTTTGAAATTCCCGAAAAACCTGCGTTGCAAACCAGTGTATACGACTACATTGACTTACTTGGAGACCAACAAAAAAAGGCTTTAAGCCAAAAATTAGTACGCTATTCCGACAGTACTTCTACCCAAATAGTAATTACCATTATCGCT
The genomic region above belongs to Maribacter hydrothermalis and contains:
- a CDS encoding tetratricopeptide repeat protein, yielding MKKYLIILLSVASCNTANKENKNLKVAENIEKTVLTATDSMAIKGFVQKSFNAPLHSLEHQQYLDSALIIQPDNAWLWQQKAMPLYKARKYQLGKPFLEKAVEHDPKRWLDYSGFMNCIFSKDYLKSISEFMRAKKEYGDGYVMDHTYNFYIGLDYLQLNQFSKAKEFLLLSKEQQFKDFPKDEPQEACHYLDWYYLGIADFELGNYNEAVKSFDMALMVYENFADALYFKGRSITKLGNVEEGVKWEKLGFENGNNSINEDNAIYEIYPYQVFHKLNESVRPK
- the alaS gene encoding alanine--tRNA ligase gives rise to the protein MNSKDTRKQFLNFFKDKGHKIVPSAPMVIKDDPTLLFTNAGMNQFKEYFLGISQSKNARVVDTQKCLRVSGKHNDLEEVGKDTYHHTMFEMLGNWSFGDYFKEDAINWAWELLTDVLKIDKDSLYVSIFEGSNDADQLEMDHEAFELWNKIVPVDRIIKGNKKDNFWEMGDQGPCGPCSEIHVDIRSKEEKAKVSGASLVNQDHPQVVEIWNLVFMQYNRKANGSLESLPAKHVDTGMGFERLCMVLQGVQSNYDTDIFTPIIREIETITNSDYGKNEEVDIAIRVISDHIRAVSFSIADGQLPSNTGAGYVIRRILRRAVRYGFTFLNTKEPFMFRLVKVLTGSLGDAFPELKEQKQLIENVIKEEEYSFLKTLDQGLVLLDSIIANTKGETVDGGKAFELYDTFGFPIDLTALILSEKGYKLDEVGFDKAMQKQKNRSKSASEISKEDWEILQDDNEQEFVGYDMLDVEVKITKYRKVVSKKDGTQFQLVFNLTPFYAEGGGQVGDKGYLEDVHGDVVYITDTKKENNEIIHFAKNLPKHLGESFKAVVDKKQRSRTEANHTATHLLHQALREILGKHVEQKGSSVHSKYLRFDFSHFSKLTSDELREVENFVNARIDGQLQLQENRNVPMKDAIEEGAMALFGEKYGDAVRTIKFGQSIELCGGTHVKNTGDIWQFKIKSEGAVAAGIRRIEAITGDAVKDFHVDNDTLLTKIKDALGNSQDPVKSLVGLQEENSSLKKQVAELLKDKAKNLKGDLLQELEEVNGVQFLAKHIDLDAGGIKDLCFDIGSNKDNLFLLFGAEQDGKALLSCYVSKELVTAKGLNAGAIVRELGKYIQGGGGGQPFFATAGGKNPAGIAEALEKAKVYLTK
- a CDS encoding M23 family metallopeptidase, giving the protein MSKVKYYYDPDTLSYRKIEPEKSKRYRNITLFVLGSCLFGLLGLILLLNTNVVNTPRELSLSREVKNYELQYELLNKKMEQIEEVLGNIEERDNNIYRLYFEANPIPDEQRKAGFGGINRYKSLEGFNNSEMIVSTTKRLDIIKKQMTIQSKSLDEITKLAEEKEKLLMSIPAIQPINNEDLTRMASGYGWRSDPFTKARKMHYGMDFTAPKGTPIYASGDGKVTRADNNSSGYGKHIRIEHGYGYLSLYGHLSEYNVKPGQKVKRGDLIGFVGSTGRSEAPHLHYEVWKENDRINPINFYYGSLSPEEFENMLKFANQENQSLD
- a CDS encoding MerR family transcriptional regulator — translated: MQIDLPEKRYYGIGEVARAFGVNASLIRFWEKEFDVLQPKKNAKGNRKFTPQDIKNLQLIYHLVKERGFTLDGARIHLKEEKQKTLSNFDIIQKLERVKAELNKIKDQL
- a CDS encoding LemA family protein, with the translated sequence MKKGLIALIVIAVIAFGLYQWGVGFNNTAVALKETSTKTWANVESAYQRRNDLIGNLVKTVQGAADFERGTLTDVIEARAKATSVSIDPANITPEQLAQFNQAQSGLSSALSRLLVTVERYPDLKANQNFLELQSQLEGTENRINVARDRFNATVEPYNLHIKKFPNSILAGIFNFNELAYYKADAGSENAPDVNFDFD
- a CDS encoding TPM domain-containing protein, with protein sequence MSKVEDFLTASEEQEIVQAILEAEKNTSGEIRVHIEAHTRKEHYERAKEVFHLLKMDNTKQENGVLIYVAVNDKKFVICGDKGIDHVVPKDFWQTTKNSIQTHFEKGAFKDGLVAGIIKAGEELRTHFPWQSDDTNELSNEISKG